One Archangium lipolyticum DNA window includes the following coding sequences:
- a CDS encoding metallophosphoesterase family protein translates to MRIAVISDLHLGQRDVVDHFGHEDTAFLRFLRFLEGNFERIVLLGDIYETLTSRVPSRQAAELKAAREAHPELVRRFERPQYHYVHGNHDLIAGWVLAAPEHLMLEADGVRMLFTHGHHHDWMIRQARWMSEAAVWAGAWLRRWGLGAVFRAFDSLDQRMRGAVEDPSRCTFQRWALGRACQSAADIVVTGHTHKGMRVAHGERLFLNSGTCSQGRYSFLSLDTKASEYAHHATW, encoded by the coding sequence ATGCGCATCGCGGTCATTTCGGATCTCCACCTGGGCCAGCGGGATGTGGTGGACCACTTCGGCCACGAGGACACGGCGTTCCTGCGCTTCCTGCGCTTCCTCGAGGGGAACTTCGAGCGGATCGTCCTGCTGGGGGACATCTACGAGACGCTGACCTCCCGGGTGCCCAGCAGGCAGGCCGCCGAGCTGAAGGCGGCACGGGAGGCGCATCCGGAGCTGGTGCGCCGCTTCGAGCGGCCCCAGTACCACTACGTCCACGGCAACCATGATCTGATCGCCGGGTGGGTCCTGGCGGCACCCGAGCACCTGATGCTGGAGGCGGATGGGGTGCGGATGCTCTTCACGCACGGCCACCACCACGACTGGATGATCCGCCAGGCCCGCTGGATGTCCGAGGCAGCGGTGTGGGCGGGGGCGTGGCTGCGGCGCTGGGGCCTGGGTGCCGTGTTCCGGGCTTTCGACTCGCTGGACCAGCGGATGCGGGGCGCGGTGGAAGATCCCTCGCGGTGCACCTTCCAGCGATGGGCGCTGGGGCGGGCGTGCCAGAGCGCGGCGGACATCGTGGTGACGGGGCATACACACAAGGGCATGCGAGTGGCGCATGGGGAGCGCCTCTTCCTCAACAGCGGCACGTGCTCGCAGGGGCGGTACTCGTTCCTGAGCCTGGACACGAAGGCCAGCGAGTACGCGCACCACGCCACCTGGTGA